In one Eulemur rufifrons isolate Redbay chromosome 14, OSU_ERuf_1, whole genome shotgun sequence genomic region, the following are encoded:
- the STX1B gene encoding syntaxin-1B, producing the protein MKDRTQELRSAKDSDDEEEVVHVDRDHFMDEFFEQVEEIRGCIEKLSEDVEQVKKQHSAILAAPNPDEKTKQELEDLTADIKKTANKVRSKLKAIEQSIEQEEGLNRSSADLRIRKTQHSTLSRKFVEVMTEYNATQSKYRDRCKDRIQRQLEITGRTTTNEELEDMLESGKLAIFTDDIKMDSQMTKQALNEIETRHNEIIKLETSIRELHDMFVDMAMLVESQGEMIDRIEYNVEHSVDYVERAVSDTKKAVKYQSKARRKKIMIIICCVVLGVVLASSIGGTLGL; encoded by the exons ATGAAGGATCGGACTCAGGAGCTGCGGAGT GCGAAAGACagtgatgatgaggaggaggtgGTCCATGTGGATCGCGACCACTTCATGGATGAGTTCTTTGAACAG GTGGAAGAGATCCGGGGCTGCATTGAGAAGCTGTCGGAAGACGTGGAGCAGGTGAAGAAACAGCATAGTGCCATCCTGGCTGCCCCCAACCCAGATGAGA agaccAAACAGGAGCTGGAGGACCTCACTGCGGACATCAAGAAGACGGCCAACAAGGTTCGGTCCAAGTTGAAAG CAATCGAGCAAAGCATTGAGCAGGAGGAGGGTCTGAACCGCTCCTCCGCCGACCTGCGCATCCGCAAGACCCAG cactCCACACTCTCCCGGAAGTTCGTGGAGGTAATGACCGAATATAACGCGACCCAGTCCAAGTACCGGGACCGCTGCAAGGACCGGATCCAGCGGCAGCTGGAGATCA CTGGAAGGACCACAACCAACGAAGAGCTGGAGGACATGCTGGAGAGCGGGAAGCTGGCCATCTTCACAGATGAT ATCAAAATGGACTCACAGATGACGAAGCAGGCACTGAACGAGATCGAGACGAGGCACAACGAGATCATCAAACTGGAAACCAGCATCCGTGAGCTGCACGACATGTTTGTGGACATGGCCATGCTTGTGGAAAGCCAG GGTGAGATGATTGACCGCATTGAGTACAACGTGGAACATTCCGTGGACTATGTGGAGCGAGCCGTGTCCGACACCAAGAAAGCTGTGAAATATCAGAGCAAGGCGCGGAGG AAGAAAATCATGATCATCATTTGCTGTGTGGTGCTGGGGGTGGTCTTGGCGTCATCCATTGGGGGGACGCTGGGCTTGTAG